CAGGCAATTTGAATCCTGGGCTAGCTGAGAAAGTTCCACATCCTCTTGGCACAACAAAGGTACCTGTGGGGCCCATTTTACCAGGGGCCATGACAATGATACCTCTGAAATTTTAGGGAACATTTACTGCTCAGTGGGAAAGCATATACTTTCAACCTTTAGAAGCTAGGGAAAAACCTTTACCTAGGTTCTGGAGAGTCACTGCTAAGTCTAGACGATATAGATGCACTACCAGTCCAACTAAGTATATGCAACTCCATATATCTATACTTAGAAAGGACAGATCAGCCCTAATGATCCATTTAGTTTAGTAATGGTCTCAAACCCAGCTCACTAGAACGTTAGGCAAAGATCTAATCTGCACAAGACCACAGAGGATGAAAACCTAAGGATGAATATACACAGGGCATGCATTCCAACACTGATTTGCACGTCTGCATATAAAGTATGTATCCTTGAATCCATGGCATGCTTTTACTTCTATTGCCTGTTCATAGTATGCCCTGGAAAGTACTCTTTATGCGTACAGTTCAGCCATCTTCCCATACTGGGAGCCACTCCTAACATATCCTTAGTAATGCCAACCCAGCATGCTTTTGATATCTATATAATACTATGCCTCAGAATCACTCTTTGAGAGACAAAAGAAAGACGTCAGAAACCAACCAATTAGAGCACCAGAAGCAATATGGGCCAAAAACAAGCATTAAAACCCAGCCCAATGAGCATAAGGTTGTGTGTTGACAAGACATAATCTCAGGTCTGGTCACCTGGTGTTCTGTCCCCACCGTCCCAAGGATCTGTCTCTTCTAATATGGGGAAGAGGTGAATTTAATATTGTTTCATAGCCTAGGCAGGATTACATTTAAGGGTCAACCCTGAAGTGCATCAGTGGCAGGCTATACCGCTGTCCCTGGAAGAAAGAGATGGTCTCTCACCAGTCATCGCTCTCACTGCTTTTCAGTGTGAATTTAATCTTGGGGTTGGTAACAAACAGCTTGTCCTTTTCCGTAATCTTTGGTGTTGGAATCTTATAGAGAGGGTGATCAAACAGAGCAGCAAGCTTagacctgcctgcctgctctgtTTTTGCTTTGGCTTCTTGATGCTTGAAGCTGTGACCTTGTTTGTTTGTGCCATCTGGATACAGCATATCTTCCAGCAAGTGAGAGCCTTTTTCTAGAGAGCCGTTACTACCACTAAAGTCCTGTAGATTCCTGAGGTTCATCTTATTCTGGACTGCTAAAATGGAATTTGGTGGTGGGAGGCCCATTGGATCCATTATTTGGGGGCTACAGCCACAGGAACCATGGCCAGAAGAGAATGCTAAATCCAAGACCATGTGTATCAGGACAGCcaaaaggagaagaaagaaaagagcaaCTTTAAACTTCCTTTGGAACACCGAAGGCAGGTGGCGTAACATCCTCTTGGAGCCCCGAGTATCAGCAAGACAAAATGTGGTAGCAAGGTCCATGTGCGTGGACAATAGCTGCACTAAAAAGGCTAGAAGGATCCCATCTAACAACAGATCAAAGGTCTTCTGGAGTTAGAATTCCAGTAGTAGAATCCAAAAGAGAAAACGTTTTCCAGGCAGATGATAAGGCTTTAAAAGTATTCTCCACAGAGACGCTCCAATCATTCATAGCAGTGCAAATAAATTATGTTCAGTCTCATGTAAGCCTATTTCTATTCAAAAGGATTCCTTTCATATAGAACTCTTAAGCAAACAAGTGGCAGGAAAGAAGGCTTCAGGTTGATTTATCACTGTTGATAAGGGAAGAACTGGTGATGCCAAGTGTAACAAGAACAGGTCAAACTCTGAATCAACAGTGGATTGGtgaatgtggggtttttttctgggaaaagaggtggcagaactctcaagagggaaatgaggaagaaacacacgggattctttgaaatcatattattttcaagcactattgccgagtattttcaagaggtgctggaactccgttcccccgtgttccccctgaaaaaaagccctgggtgaatGCCATTTAGTCTATTTAAAACTTTTCTCAGGTGACGAACCCTTGAGGAACTCCTCTGCCCATTACTTGTCCACCCACCTAATCTCTCCCTTTACCTCTTCTGCACACAATACTCACTCTTGGATACATTCACTATCCACTACCATCTTCATTCTTCTCTACATAAAAATGCTCAGGTGTTAGATCATCCCCCGTTTTCAACGCAGGTTGCCAAATGGTGGCACACATCAGCCACAAAATAAGCAAAAGTAGAATTAAAAGATGTTTCTAGGGTTCTGAGGCACAACATAGGACGTATTCTGCAGTATCAGACCAAAATTCGTCTCTGCCAACATTGTATTTTCCCTAGAAGGCAGCTGGGAAGCCCAGAAACAAGGTATGGAGGTAACACCCCTTCCCCACTTTCCTCCCTTCAACAATTGAGATTGACATTCTCTATCACTGAACCTGTAGGCCCCACCATATTGCTCATAGCCCCATCCGTCACAAGTTTGTATAAACCACTTTTAAAGTCCTCGAAGCCAGTTGTCATCATCACATCCATGGCAGTGAATACTTATGCataattatgcattgtgtgagGAAGTACCTTTTTTTTTGTCTGTCCTAAAGCTACTGTCAATAAATTCCTTTGGGTTTTGAGATCAGAGGAGAGGGAAAAATATTTCTCTTCATCCAAACCATGCATAGTTTTATAGGCTTCTAGCATATTCTCTGTTAACTGTCTTTTCTAACCTAAAAAGTCCCAAAAGCCTTTCTGAGAAAGGTACTCCAACAGAGTGGAAAAACTCTCCCCCcatgttgaggggggggggagaacaaatTTGTTGAGGGTGATGTGGCAGTGATGATTATTTACTTTATCTATCCATTATAAAACCTTTGACATGAGACATCATGGTGTGGGAACTTTGTTCTATTAATAATTATAGGACTGGCTGCACAAGCCAGGGATTGTGGGTTCAAGTTGCATCTGAGTTTTCCAGGGCTGTGTTTTTTTCCTGAACCGTATGGTTGGCTGTGGTAGGAAACAGGACGCTGAACTACCTGATACAGCAGGGCTTTTATATTCTTATGTTAACATGTCCTAAGTAAAGTGTGTTTTTTGCATCACACccctcttccaaagagctcaaggcagTGATTGTGAGATCTTTCCAttatgtcagttctagggacggcagtccatggcagatagacccccaaacccctcactgcaagcactccagtgcattggatgaaaaggtttttagTTAGAGAtcaattaagttcatgggtacatccatagatgggtaaGTTGACAGGAATGGGTATACAggcatatgcactttgatataaggagcatgattctcccctccccttgagcagttagcaactaggcacaaaaatcctaaaaagtctcatgagaacacaatagctttgtctggacagagaaaggcggaaaattacaaggaatcaaactcCCTTTCCCCCCTGTGAAACGTTGCAGTagagctgcaaggtcaacaagcatactTTCCAAGATAACAGGCTGTCTACTTTCTTTCAGCATTAGTACTTCCGtttttaggcaggccaaggatggcatgattataatggttacattatatgagcatgacatgaaagcacacaggcacacagaatATCAATATGGTGATCAGATCAATACAGTGCACAGagaatacatgaatggcatggatgaatggtatgcaggcATGACATTGTATCTCAACAACAGCCTTGAAAGGGACACAATGATTTATTCACCTTCTGAGCTTCCGGCTGAGTCAAGGTAACAAATCTTTGTTTCAACAATTTCAATTCTTTCTGGGATTGAGGGAGACAAATGACCAATGTGGGCAAACAGCCTCATATTCTCTGAAAAGAGAGCCAATTTCTCACCTGCATGCCATTCATGACATACAATCACACATTCTCTATGACACATTCACCTCCTTTCTCTCTCATGCACAAAACACCTTCCACTGCTGAGAGAACGATGAGTTCTCTGCTTATGTCCCATGGTGCAATGGTTGCCTAGTAACTGTCTCCAGCTAACGCTTTCAGTCGCCCCAGATTCTGACAACActatatttctttctctttttttctgtctTGTATTGCAGCAATATCACAGCCATGGCAAACTATGTAAGCTCTATTTCTCCCTTGAGCCTTTGCTGAAGAAATGAATGCTTAATAGCAACCGTATTTGAAACCTGGCATGAATAGAACTTTCCAGTCAAAATGGCTGACCTCATTGAAGGATGAAGCTGTGGGAAACAGTGACAGAGGGTGCTGACAGAGACAGCCTTTGACAaggagccttttttttttttgcaaagtatCCATATCAGCTCTAGAAGAGATCCAGACATGACATGCTGTTCTAGGACCAAGTGCTTTTCCTTTCAAGAAGAGTCAACTCCGCCCCGCCCACCCCTTGAAAGATGCCAAAGCCCAAACCCTGCCTTGGATGCCAGATCTTTATTTCCACATCAGTGCAGAATGGTTGTGGTAAATCAGTGGCAAAATAATCTGCACATGCTAAAAGTACTCTTATTATTACTGCACATCTCAAGGCTGTACATCCTTTCTGAATGTACAGCCACTAGAGCAGGCTGATAAATAATCTTGAACCTACATAGGCTACTATATAATCTTATGGAAAGGTATGGAGGCAGTTGCCAAAAAAACAAGCCAAACCAAGGACCAAGCAGCCCACTGTGATGGCTAGCAGCCTTCTGGAAGAAATCGTGGACAAGTGTTAATCCTGGAAGCCGTCTCAGCACAGATGTAGTGAATCAAGCAGCCTGCAACAATATGCTGATGCTTCTGGGCAAATAACTTGAACAGTCTCAAAAAGTCTCAAAAGTGTTGCAGGTAAAGTACAATAGCACAACTCCCTAGCTCTACAACTGTTAATAAAAAGATTGTTATCAATGCTAGATTTTTTGGAAAGGTATCAGGTGGTCTAAGGATGCAGCAAAGTGCAGCTGAATTGCCTTCTTTTCTTGCTTCTGGTGtgatatacaaacacacacacacacatacacaccctttGGAGTTCAAATGTAAAGAGTAAGAATGAAGTTTCACTTAGTCAACAGTCCTTCACAGCACTCTGTTTACCTTAATGAGATATTCTTAAGATACTCCATTCCTGATGATCTTGTAGGGTCTCTGGCCACTTACCCCCAACTTTGGGACTGGATTTTTAACTCCTATGCATTGACCGATCGCTCCCAAATTTTAAATTCAAAAGCAGCACCGTGGTTCAAATTTATTAAATTTGACTATGTCTGCTCTCCTTACCTTGTTAACATCTCTAATAATCTTAGACTGTCCTTTACCCTATTGCGATTTCAATCCATGCCCTTGGCAATATTGTCTGGATGTTATTCTCAAACTCCTATGGTCCAAAGGATCTGTATCTGTGGATCTCATACACTAAAGGATTTAcctcattttatccttttttGCCCTTTATATTTTGACCCCAGATCAGTTTCTGGCGGGATTTTTATCTCGTCTAAGCTTATACACAGTCGCggagaaaatctcatttttgctttctgaAGTTGACGCATACATTTCATATAGTTTCACTTTTTGCCTTTGCTGCTATGAAGGTCTAAGGCAGCAAAGAAAGAGGACTACCTGAACTTGCAGTTAAGCTTATCGATTGATGGTTTTAATCTATATCTGTTTTAATGGAATTTCCCCCACATTTTGATACATCTGTATTGTATATAGTTGAATCTTACCTAATTTTTATCTTACATAAAGgggttttgtaattttgtgacagcctatggctatacacaataaactctgAACTGAGCTGAGTTTGAATGGGCAAATTTTGTTGCTTGAGCTTTTTAAATTCTGCGAGTTTTTTGCTGAAAGGTGGAAAAAGGAAGCTGGAAAGAGGAAAGGCAACTCTTGTGCTTCCACTCACTCCCTTACTTCTTTAGAAGAatattttgttgttttatgtGAAACAAGTTAACAGAGACATCATCTCAGAAACCCTTGAAACTAAAGTGCTTTTGAGCCTTTTCATCCTATGTGTGAAATACATGAATGGTTTACAGAGGCAAGACCATGTAgtagaaagcaaacaaaaatggGTTGCTGTAGCCAAGTTTGACCAGTTTAAGTACAAATCAATTTAAGGCTTACATCTGAAAATACCCTTACCATCCTtatctgaagggagctttgacttttgaaaagcttataccttaaaaattttgttggtatttaagatgccactggactcaaatcctgccattctccCTTTCAGTCATTCAGGTAGACCCCCTTGTAGCCAAGCTATAAAATACCCATCTTCTCCCCACATTATATAATAGGATTGGGAAGATGAGAGCCTCATGCACATTGTGGATTCATGATTGCCTTAAATGTCAGCCTGCTCTGCCAAATGCTCTCCCTGTGTCCCATGTAAAGGCTTTGTGTCACAAGTGAAGTGGGAATGAACCCAAGCTGTGATCTTGCAACCCCCGGGTCCGTGTCACTTCAATGCTAGCATTAATGATTAACTGGAAGATTCTTTGAAAAGTCAGGTCTGAGTATGCAGCGAAATGACCAAGACAGGCAGTGAGTTTCCAAACCAGCTTTCTATCCCAGGCAACATGCAATGCAGTTTGCCATGACATCGCCGCTCCAGAGCTATCTGCACCCCATCTCATAATCCTTGATGACAATACATTAATCACATTCACGGCCTACAGAAAAGATTGTTAGACTCTGAAAATCTTTCCTATTGCTACCAGTGGACGTATTATAATTTAACCCAATCTAAAAAAGCATCATGCCTGCTTGGTCCCCTTAATGAGAAAGCAACTCATGCGCCATATAAAACAAACTGTGCATTCTGGAGCACTGGGTCCCAGCAATCAGGAGAGGTGCCCATTAAGGGGAACTGACCACTTCCCCTTCCCTAATTTGGAGACTGGGATTTGGGTTTTTGCTACAACTATGGTAAACTGTGGAACCAAAAAGTACCATAATAAAACCTGAAGTACCATCCCTTAATTAAGGAGAAGTATATTGTGATAAATATTATTGGTGATGTAAATGATAGAATCACTGGATAAGACATGAATcctattattatatttatttaaaatatttgtatttaaataatatagtggtgtatgtgtgtttaaaaataaatcaagGACGATTCCTCACACTGTGGACTGCAGAGGAAATGGGAAAGGCACTAATAGCAACTCCAGAGACCAGTCTTCTCCTGGAGACTAAAGAGGCTTTAATATTCCTGCAGTAGATTCTGATGAAAGGGCCGAGGACTGGCCAATTAGAGTGGCCTTGTTGGCTTCATGCAGGTCACAGAGTCTCTGGCATATTTATCATAGATGAACAAAGTCTGTTTGCTGAGATAAGCAGCTGCCTCTAATCTGGTTTATGTGGATCACTCTGAACCTTGCATGGGCTGTTGTGACCAACATATAAATGAAGGTGTATGAGCATTTGAGGACTATTAACTTATTTGTACAGTGTTGTAGTGACTCCACAAAAGCAGACTCCACATTCACATTCCTGGATTACTGCaagggttctctctctctcctgtcagCATGTGATCTGTTAAAAGGGTCAGAGGATTCAGAATAACAAACATGATGTAGAACAATAAAAAGGAAAGGGCATTATGTGAAGAAATGCTAACCTTTTTTCCTCCAATGGGATAAATCTCACTGATTTTAGCAAAATAACTCCACAATAAGTTGTCAATGAATTGCCTTTTTTAGGATGTTTTGCAACACTATTTCTTCATAGTGGTATTGAACATCACATCAACAATGTTCCTCTGATCTATCCATTTATTTGCATTAACAGTACAGATTCTCCTTTGAGATGGTGGACATACACCCACACCAGTCTGCCCCATTCCTTGGTTTCCCCTGTAATAAACTGTATGTGAATCCAGTGGAAAGTATTTGTAATCTGAAGGAGGTGGGAAGTGTTAGTTTGTTGAATTGTCTAAATATGCTGAGGTAATGTTCCACAACTGAGCTGTTTTTATATTAATAGGCAGCTTCACACATTTGTAATTGCCTGTCACAGCACACAAGCTCTATCACGCAGATAATTTGCCAGGTGATGTCAGTATGAAAGAAAGAGCTGGAAAAGGCCAAAAGGACACTCCCCTGCTGCAAAGCGGGAATATCCATGCACTAACCTCTGCTGTTTGATTAGGCCCACACCTAGCCACAAGCAGACAGCAGACTTGTCATCCCCAAGATTATTCTAAGAAATCAGACAGGAAAACCTTCCAGAGTCACGAGTCAGTATCACCTTAGGGGCAGATGCTCTATTGGACCTCCAACAAAGCAATCACATTTTGAGCATGACTAATGGAATTCCCCAAGGAAAACCGCACTAAAGTAAAAGGCTATGCTGTCTAACAGCCTGTAATCCCCATTACTcaagaggaaaggggggagacCAGACCATATGCAGGGggtaaaaattatttatttactgattcCCCTCCTAAGGCCACATCAAACTCAGGATCACAACACATCCTTCATAACTTAGCACAGCATGAGTCCTTTGACTCATGTATGGAAAACTGACTTTCCCACCCATACAAACACACAACCTAAGTGAAATTCCCAGACATGTCCCAtgaattttaaaagcttttttattGTAAAAAAAGTATTGAAGTCCCTTTCACACTCTGAATTCAAATAAGccatatacaaaatacaattatgATCATTCCATTAATCAACACCCTCGTGAAAGCATTATTAAACTCTACACAATGAAAGTACAACTGTACTTAAAAAGTTTGAAAAACCGGCAGCTCAGATGGAGCTTCTTCCCACTACCCGTCTCTAAACAAGATACAACATATTGCCATCATGACACCCCCACCCTACCCCGCATGCTATGTAAAATAGTCTTATTTGTGTGCCATACGCTTTACAAGCTATATCAGTGCTCTGTAGGTGTGGTGAGGAGGCGGAAGGGCAATTATCCTAGCAACCATCCACCGGGTCAGGTTCTGAAAGCTGGCACTGCATGCTTTTCAGAAACAGGCAGCTGTCATCCGGACAGAGAGAAATCAGTTGCCTTTTTTCCCCTGGTCTTCTCCCAGAAAGTAGGAATGTTTGGAAGACAGCAAGGAGAAGGAGGCTGCAGGTTAGGATTCTTCCCTCTCTTGTACCACCCAGGATGTATGGCTTCATAAActatccccccctcccaatcgtcATTCCCTGATTCCTCTTGCATTATCTCAGTAAAAAGCCACATTGGTAAAATCAGAAACCCTATGAGCTGGATTAGGTAGCTCAACAGATTTACATACACACACTAAATATTTTCCATAAAACTGGtatataaataagaaaaaagcccaatattttattattaaaaataaagctGCCCTTTAGGTTGTACAAAAACCCAATGAAAAGTCTGAAAAAATCTCCCAGATTTGGCAAGCTTGAACTCAAGCAGAGTATGTCAGGAGCACTTCCAAACACAAACTGCTAGGCTGCCTCCAAAAAACATGTATAGCAGGTTCTTCACCTCGTGGGTGatttcaaaaccaaaaccttCACCAATCACTACGTGCCAGGAGGAGCCAAACTTCTTGTCCATTGTTTCCTTGATCATCTTGGCTGCACTCTGAAGGGGGTAGGGTgggaaatgaaaattaaaaaaagaagaagccaaaAATAAAGTTAGAACAATAGGATTATTTGCAATAGTAATTTGTCCTCCTCCACTTTATTAATCTAATTGTACTACTGCTGCCAATACATGAAAGTTCAATAAAATATACAGAATCATGTTTATATTTTCTTCCCCGTCAGAATTAGTCCAATAAATGTCAATTCAAGGAAATATCCTGAAAAGGGGCAATGCAATACAAAATAAAAACTTCCTGCCACAGTGGAGAACAGAGTTTTAAAAGCACATTGGATGCCACCATTTTCCTGCTTTTCCCAGAAGTTTAAAGGTGCAACTTGATATCAGCTTTTCTTTGCATCACCTACTCTATCTTAGTTAGTGTGGCATTCTGCTCAGGAGATCAAACATCTCTCCacccttgctttaaaaaaaaaaatcaaaccagaCAAACAGTTCTAgagaactcaaaaacttgcacattattttatgttatttagcTTGATCCTAATAAAAGGTGTTACACACGTTTTGGTTTTGTACTGTTATTCAGCTCAATGAAGAGACCCCAAATTTCCATCTACTGACAATGCAAAAAAGCACTTCTCCAGCTGTGTGAATATTCATCAGGACAGTAAGGATAACCCCTATTTTTGCAAAATGTGGGAATGCATAGATAAAAGGATGTATCAATTCAAATCATTTGCTTGGTCTCACTACTACAGATCTTATACTCTCATTTCacttgaaagggaaaagaaaaacgaGATCAAACAGTTGCTGTCACAAAAATGAGAATGTCATTGTATCCTGTCTATCTAAAATGAAAGCAATTCATGTTGTTATTTTACCAAACACTAGGAAACAGAAAACTGGCAAACTCTCCTTCCTTCCGTTCAAAGCAGGCACAGGAATGCTGTAGTGCATCTGTGCCACACCAGCATTTTATACAACAGAGCTTAGTAATTAGAAGCAGGAAATGTGATTGTAGACATTGGCCTAAGTAGCTGGATTATCATTTGTTAAGAAGAACCATAGAGTATATGGTATAGCACTGCTCATTTGATAAATGCTGTTATCTTTGTCTTCTCCTGTTATCTTCAGATAGTCAAAAAAGAACTGGAGACACTGGTGTAAAAAGTACACCCTTTTCAGGGCTGGTTAATACCTCATTGTTGGTGGCATATTTCTCACAAGCAGTAACACACAATTCCATGGCCTCTACTCGCATTTCCTCTGGCATGTCTGAATGCTGGTAGAAAACACAAAAAAGAGAGGAAGAGCATCAAAACAGGGACAATAAAGGCGCTCACTCTTACAACCTCATCTGCTAGTAGGTGGTCAAACCCTGACACCACCTTCTCTTGAATAGCTCCAGGAGATTTTCGGAACTAGCAAGTTCCTGTATTTTTGACAACCCTATTTAAACAATGGTGATGCCACCAATGAGCAGCCCTGAAGAGAGATTTTTTTCAAGGTAGACACAGTAAGGGGGTTCACAGGATTCCTGTTCCTTTCTCCTCAATCCAATCTTGTTGGCCCCAACTGTTTGCACTCAGATGGGgctgttttacagttttaaatcATGTAGCATctgcttaaaatatttaaaagtaaacCTAGTGGTTGAACCTGGAGGGCAAAAAAATGAGAATGTTCACAATTAGGAAGCCTCAAGGGAGGGATCAGATCATAGAATGAGCTGGAGGACAGAATCGGAACAGAACTGAATTCCCTCTAGGTTCTTCCACTTCAGAAAGTTTAAAATAGCTGCCTATGCAGCCAAGCCTTCTTAGAGGCTGCCTCAATATTGCAGAACAGTCTCCCTCAAAGGGTTAATTTATGTTCAGTTTCAGACACTTGCGCAAGGTTCATTTTTGTGAGGCCTTGGGTAGATAGAAAGCAGGCTTTTCAGAAACTGTGGTCTGCTATAGTATATTGCTGATGGC
The Eublepharis macularius isolate TG4126 chromosome 9, MPM_Emac_v1.0, whole genome shotgun sequence genome window above contains:
- the DNAL4 gene encoding dynein axonemal light chain 4, giving the protein MADTGEGKKEEADYKRLHMFPLIRHSDMPEEMRVEAMELCVTACEKYATNNESAAKMIKETMDKKFGSSWHVVIGEGFGFEITHEVKNLLYMFFGGSLAVCVWKCS